The following coding sequences lie in one Kitasatospora azatica KCTC 9699 genomic window:
- a CDS encoding SpoIIE family protein phosphatase encodes METTDKQDAPTAAVVVDPDGVVRGWSEGGQLLLGWSARETVGRPVADLLADPLPGFPTGGDTGPARVLALRHRNGSTVDAEVTSHPLHGADGRDLGRVVTAQRWDRRPVIADRAFEQCPFALGVYDPDLRFLWINATASAVIAHSEEQVLGEKYRELFPELDGLAYTNKLSEVARTGVPARLITIFRPLGSNYANAWATSMWPVRDKEGRVRAVANWGFDMSAEYWARQRLLVLGEASSGIGLALDVISTAEELSKASVPGFVDLVTVDLFEEVLHGDEPPLFAAFTVNGTVALRRAGRHGVQKDADERPEPPALIHYSPNSVAVRCMAAGRSTVQLAAEPGPGGEWGFGPGLAADPAHWPPGNPVIDGTLGAKGLTGRITVPLLARGAVLGVAAFARSDRPESFTADDLILAEELAAKAAVAIDNARRYTREHTTALTLQRSLLPQRLPSQHAIEVASGYLPAGASAGVGGDWFDVIPLSGARVALVVGDVVGHGLHASASMGRLRTAVRTLADVDLPPEELLTHLDDLVMHLPDGLQPEGRFESTGESGATCLYAVYDPVSRRCTLASAGHPLPLVISPDGALTPVPGAPGPPLGIGGLPFEAIELELPAGSLLALYTDGLVESRERDVDQGTAELFRVLSEPADSLEALCDAAMKAMLPEHRTDDAALLLARTRALSPDHVAVLEVEPDFTQVAQARQFAADRLSAWGLEEEAFVTELVVSELVTNAIKYGQPPIRLRLIRGTSLICEVSDASDTSPHLRRARIFDEGGRGLMLVAQLTQGWGTRHSTNGKTIWCSQAIGSL; translated from the coding sequence GTGGAGACGACCGACAAGCAGGACGCCCCCACCGCCGCGGTCGTGGTCGACCCGGACGGTGTGGTGCGGGGCTGGAGCGAGGGCGGGCAGCTGCTGCTGGGGTGGTCGGCGCGGGAGACCGTCGGGCGCCCGGTCGCGGACCTGCTGGCCGATCCGCTGCCCGGGTTCCCGACCGGCGGCGACACCGGACCGGCGCGCGTGCTCGCCCTGCGCCACCGCAACGGTTCCACGGTGGATGCCGAGGTGACCTCGCACCCGCTGCACGGCGCCGACGGCCGGGACCTGGGCCGGGTGGTGACCGCCCAGCGCTGGGACCGCCGTCCCGTGATCGCCGACCGGGCCTTCGAGCAGTGCCCCTTCGCCCTGGGCGTGTACGACCCGGACCTGCGGTTCCTGTGGATCAACGCCACCGCGTCCGCGGTGATCGCGCACTCCGAGGAGCAGGTGCTCGGCGAGAAGTACCGCGAGCTGTTCCCCGAACTGGACGGCCTGGCGTACACCAACAAGCTCTCCGAGGTCGCCCGGACGGGCGTGCCCGCGCGTCTCATCACGATCTTCCGCCCGCTCGGCAGCAACTACGCCAACGCCTGGGCCACCAGCATGTGGCCCGTCCGGGACAAGGAGGGCCGGGTCCGCGCGGTCGCCAACTGGGGATTCGACATGAGCGCCGAGTACTGGGCCCGGCAGCGCCTGCTCGTGCTCGGCGAGGCCAGCAGCGGCATCGGACTGGCCCTCGACGTGATCAGCACCGCCGAGGAACTGTCCAAGGCCTCGGTGCCGGGATTCGTCGACCTGGTCACCGTCGACCTCTTCGAGGAGGTGCTGCACGGGGACGAGCCGCCCTTGTTCGCGGCGTTCACCGTCAACGGAACCGTTGCGCTCAGGCGGGCCGGCCGGCACGGCGTGCAGAAGGACGCGGACGAGCGTCCCGAGCCCCCTGCGCTGATCCACTACTCGCCGAACTCCGTCGCGGTCCGGTGCATGGCCGCCGGCAGGTCGACGGTGCAGCTCGCCGCCGAACCCGGCCCGGGCGGTGAGTGGGGCTTCGGCCCCGGGCTCGCCGCCGACCCCGCCCACTGGCCGCCGGGCAACCCGGTGATCGACGGGACGCTCGGCGCGAAGGGGCTGACCGGCCGGATCACCGTGCCGCTGCTGGCCCGCGGTGCCGTGCTCGGCGTCGCCGCCTTCGCCCGCAGCGACCGGCCCGAGAGCTTCACCGCCGACGACCTGATCCTCGCCGAGGAGCTGGCCGCCAAGGCGGCGGTGGCCATCGACAACGCCCGCCGGTACACCCGCGAGCACACGACCGCGCTGACCCTGCAACGCAGCCTGCTGCCTCAGCGCCTGCCGAGCCAGCATGCGATCGAGGTGGCCTCGGGCTACCTGCCCGCCGGAGCCAGTGCGGGAGTGGGCGGTGACTGGTTCGACGTCATCCCGCTCTCCGGTGCCCGGGTCGCCCTGGTCGTCGGCGATGTCGTCGGGCACGGCCTGCACGCCTCGGCCAGCATGGGCCGGCTGCGCACGGCGGTCCGCACGCTGGCCGATGTGGACCTGCCGCCGGAGGAGCTGCTGACCCACCTGGACGACCTGGTCATGCACCTTCCCGACGGCCTCCAGCCCGAAGGCCGTTTCGAGTCGACCGGCGAGTCCGGGGCGACCTGTCTGTACGCCGTCTACGACCCGGTCTCCCGCCGCTGCACGCTGGCGAGCGCCGGTCACCCGCTGCCACTGGTCATCTCGCCGGACGGCGCCCTGACCCCGGTCCCCGGCGCGCCGGGACCGCCGCTCGGCATCGGTGGGCTGCCGTTCGAAGCCATCGAGCTCGAACTGCCTGCGGGCAGCCTGCTCGCCCTCTACACCGACGGACTGGTGGAGAGCCGCGAACGCGATGTCGACCAGGGCACTGCCGAGCTGTTCCGAGTCCTGAGCGAGCCGGCCGACTCGCTGGAAGCCCTCTGCGACGCGGCGATGAAAGCCATGCTCCCCGAGCACCGCACCGACGACGCCGCCCTGCTGCTCGCCCGCACCCGCGCGCTCTCCCCCGACCACGTCGCGGTCCTGGAGGTCGAGCCCGACTTCACGCAGGTGGCGCAGGCGAGGCAGTTCGCTGCCGACCGGCTCAGCGCCTGGGGCCTCGAGGAGGAGGCCTTCGTCACCGAGCTGGTCGTCAGCGAGCTGGTCACCAATGCCATCAAGTACGGCCAGCCGCCGATCAGGCTGCGGCTGATCCGCGGCACCTCGCTGATCTGCGAGGTCTCCGACGCCAGCGACACCAGCCCGCACCTGCGGCGGGCGCGGATCTTCGACGAGGGTGGCCGGGGCCTGATGCTCGTCGCCCAGCTCACCCAGGGCTGGGGCACCCGGCACAGCACCAACGGCAAGACGATCTGGTGCTCGCAGGCAATCGGCTCACTGTGA